Proteins encoded together in one Fibrobacter sp. UWH4 window:
- a CDS encoding porin family protein has protein sequence MKKFWTLVACTLMATSISFAQEEEYYYGVQTEEPSANQTSEPWPDEAEQSSEAEPAEEAPDAPVAKQVNNQVTNQTNIQQANQVTIQNNFYAQANEAPAPASNAQASEPQDSYERPANNEQKFGIGLRAAFDYGMMYGFKNEDDDVDGSPTGIGFEGGLMGRIQLVSNLHFAPEVNIAFVRTEHEYLHQKRTYTSIDLEIPLLMRGIVLDKFYVTGGPQLNLNLSNDFDYDNKEAAEGYEEKIDEAKFTFGLAVGAGFNIIEGLFIDVRFYMGLMDLYPDVKSISDYEDGDIVSEGDDFSYISMKGAKMMKIKAGLSYWFI, from the coding sequence ATGAAAAAGTTCTGGACACTTGTCGCCTGCACACTAATGGCAACCTCGATCTCGTTCGCTCAAGAAGAAGAATATTACTACGGAGTGCAAACCGAGGAACCGTCCGCAAACCAAACTTCTGAACCCTGGCCGGACGAAGCAGAACAATCCAGCGAAGCTGAACCCGCAGAAGAAGCACCTGACGCACCGGTAGCCAAGCAGGTCAATAATCAGGTTACAAACCAGACCAACATTCAACAAGCAAATCAGGTCACTATTCAGAACAACTTCTACGCACAAGCGAACGAAGCTCCCGCTCCGGCAAGCAATGCTCAAGCAAGCGAACCGCAGGATTCCTACGAACGCCCTGCCAACAATGAACAGAAATTCGGCATCGGCCTCCGAGCCGCTTTTGACTACGGCATGATGTACGGATTCAAGAACGAGGATGACGATGTGGACGGCTCCCCCACCGGCATTGGTTTCGAAGGCGGCCTTATGGGAAGAATCCAGCTTGTTTCCAATCTGCATTTCGCACCGGAAGTCAACATCGCCTTTGTCCGCACCGAACACGAATACCTACACCAGAAACGAACCTATACCAGCATAGACCTCGAAATTCCTCTCCTGATGCGCGGAATCGTTCTGGACAAGTTCTACGTCACCGGTGGTCCGCAACTGAACCTCAACCTGAGCAACGATTTCGACTACGACAACAAGGAAGCAGCCGAGGGCTACGAAGAAAAAATTGACGAAGCCAAGTTCACCTTCGGCCTTGCGGTGGGTGCCGGATTCAACATCATCGAAGGACTCTTTATCGATGTACGCTTCTACATGGGACTTATGGATCTCTATCCGGACGTAAAATCCATCAGCGACTACGAAGACGGCGACATCGTAAGCGAAGGAGACGACTTCTCCTACATCAGCATGAAGGGCGCCAAAATGATGAAGATCAAGGCCGGTCTCAGCTACTGGTTTATCTAA